One Styela clava chromosome 4, kaStyClav1.hap1.2, whole genome shotgun sequence genomic window, aaaattaaaaatatacaaatcaaaCGCTTAGGATTAGACCCTAATGATTAGAATTCATTTTAATGGGCATTAATATAATTGCTTTCGTTTCGCCACCCAATATTGCAAAAACACGATCGATTTATTGCCTAATTCGGGATATTGGAGGCGTCCGCAAAACGCTGTTAGCAAATATGAAATACAGTTTAAAAAAATCGTTATATTCGTTGAATTTTGGAGAATATTAGTAACACACTGTCATATTTGGTAGGGCAAACTGAAATTGGCGTTAGTACAGTTACATCGCATGTCCACATCATTCACTGAACAATTATAAGAAGCTCATAATATTGCTACGCAATACCAACGTATGACTGTAATGAACTGGGTGCTACGTAGGAAAAATATCGTTAAAAATTTTGTATCGATTGATATTGAGAAATAATTTGAATCGTTGTGGGGGAATTAAGTGAAGCAAACAAATGATGAGAGCAGTCACAGAAATTTAAAATCGTGGCGAAATAATTTATGTGACTAATTGATACAAACATTTGCACAGTACAGCGATGACACAGTGAATCGGGCGTTTACTAACCACATCATTGTAAATAGTTAAATATCTCAGATTCCTCTCATGTTTTCAACTTTCATCGAGGCAAGCATTTAAAGCATTAATATTTAATCAAGAATATCCAGATTATCTGGATTAATGAGGTATTGACCGCTCAAACCATTAAGGTGATGCCATCTTGTGGtcgttgataaatatttgaactctactactactactacatTGTTACACAGGTGTTCAACCACTTTTCCTATTTAACCATGCATAAAAATGAACATTGCAGTAACTTAACTGTTATTttactgtaaataaaattatgtacTTTCAAAATAACCCTACGCAAGGTTCTGCATCCATCAACGGTCATGTTTGATGCCGGTACAAATTCATAATTCAAACACCGTTGTGGCTGATCGCGGTGGTAATGTTTACCTGTACGGGTTAAAATCCCCATTTGCTTGGTGATGTACTATACAGCTTAAGTGGACAAACACTTTGTCTAAATTCCGAAGCTATTTAGAAACGCCCAAACGAACGATAGTCAAATATTTGAAGTAAATTGATTCATCTACATGTGTGGTGTCGATGTCGTGCAATTCAGTATCCATGTATCAGACATTGTGATTTGCCATAAAACTGATAATCTTATCTGGGTTCGAGATGAAATCAAATACAGTTACAAAAGTTAAAATTACGATAAAATCACTTGGAATCAGTAAAGCAATATAAACGTTCAAACAAATACATACGTTGGCACTAAAAACGGTGGAATCCTATCAACTGTATAGGGGGCGTAACAGCGAAGTTATTGCTTGTAAACGTTATAAGGTCTTTGTTATTTTGTACAAGGCAACGCCCAAGCAAATATAGCCTACCGAAAGTGAAGATGTATAGCTGTTTACTAACGAAAAGTTCACTATATGAAGCAGAAGCACAGAAACACATTCTGTTTAGAATACCAGTAGACGATGTAGCCAAACCGTGTATGAATCATTTCATATGTATATTGTGATTTTGCCGTTTTTTCACATTTAATATGAAAGGcctaaaattttgtatattccTTAACAATGCTTGGAATGCGGTATAAAACGATTCTATTTTTGCTATACGCTTTGGAGAAAACATGACGTATGATGATGTCGTAAATACCATAATGTTTTTACAGTTTCAAACTAAATCCCGTGTAGTGTTTTGGTTTATTGAATTTATGTGCCCTATTTGAAGCCGGGATTTTAGGATTAGACTCTCtatatttcatattaaaacCTGTTTTTAACAATCACGATTTTTATAGctagtaatatttaataattgtcaattttatttaatattattatgaaattATTGCAACACCTGTTTCCTGCCACGTTTAGTGTATAAAgcagtaaataaaatataacatgaTTTAGCAATGTGGAAACGAGATGTTTGTGGAGTTCTTGGGAACattgtaaaaaaacattgattctAATAAAAAGTTGGGTGGAGCCATAACTTTGCTCTCACATTTAAAGTCACTTCACAAACATACAGATATAAGTTGTGGAATAAATTAAACCAACCTCCAGAAAATATGATTAATTATTTATGTGTCGTATACGACCGAACTGCGAAATTCATCTATACATATTCTGTGACTATGTATTAAAATGTATCTACACATCAACATGCTTTGAAGATACGACATATCTAAATTATGTGCATACAACTTCGATTTAATTACTGATATTGGTTAAAAAGCCAACTGGCCAGAAACAggcataaaatatttatttgaattgaaattgtTAGCACTTTTTCGTATTCCCTATATTTTAGGTAGGCTTACATATtctaataaattaaatttcacggcaaaaaaatatcattaattagTTCGGTAATTTGTGAATACCTAGCTGAGTGAGTGTCGAAAAAAGAAATTACATTTCTCATATTGATGGGTTTTTTTGGATAATGAAATAGTCAGAACTCGGAGTTTTTATCAGTGatacattaaatatttatataatctCTATAAAATGGAAACTATATCTGTGAAAAATAACAGATACTTCAAGAATCTgttcaaaattaatataaacGACGCACTTTTGCGTTTTGGTAAACTATAACTAATCCACAAAATCTGGTGCATCATGGTACAAACCCAACCGGGCCCATTTctctgatttaaaaaaaaattacgataaaaattgttatagAGGCCACATTTGCTTAGTGGTTAGAGCATTTCGTGTCCCTTTCTCTTCCATAAAAACAGTTTTGTGTATAACCACtatgtttaataataaaaagtcGAGAAATGAATATTGATGAATAAGCAATTGCTACCTAGCGAGGGCATTGCTGGTGCTCCCAGCAAACTGAACAATGGTCCCATGGAGAAATCTGGAAATGAGAATTCAAAAATATCCTAAACTAAACTACCTTGAGTTGATATATGACTACTCTAAATCGAATTCTGTTTCAATAAACAAATATCTTTATCTGAATACAACTAGTCATCACAGGAGTCACTACTACTGAAAGATCCTATTCATAATCCAGCCACATATGCGAACATTTATTTACACGGTATCGCAGTCACACCTCCTTTCGTAGCTTTCAGGCAAtgtaattggaataaaataatgtaCCCGAGGAACTATTTCCATGTGATAATTTATCAGGCGTAGCGTTGTGATGTTAGATTGCAGCTATCAACTTTCTACTGCGTTAAACTCGCCTAGTTCATCTTTACAAGATTAGCATAGATTAAATAATATGTTatcatttgaaaaaactttaaATGCCAATCACTTGTGAAGCTGTACATAAGTACAACGGATAGAACACACAAGGTTACTATATACGTGAGCCACTGATGGTAGAACAACGCACTCCGCAAAATCCAAATTTTGGAGCGAGTTCATAATATCCGTTGCCAGATTACAGTTGTTCATTGGCCAAGGGTTGTATTCACCTGACCGCTAGAAAAGGAAATCTGATTCTTTCATTCTTAATTCAACCTCACAACGATGTTTAATCCGTATCAAATTTATAGACATCGAAGACGaatatcattaatttttaataaattttcgcAAATCATGTAATATTCAAAACCTTATTATTTTTACACACACCGTtactataaatattattatgtgatttatatacaaaatatgaataacgcttttaattcatatttaaaaaaaaacaattttttgcaGTCGCCTGTTAGAGAAATGCTGGCCTCTGTTCATACCAAAATTATTAGTTTAATTGGGAGTGATGCCTTGGACGAATAACCAGCTTTTGCCAACATATCTGAAACAAAATACTCGTCCAAAACAACTGTTATTGATACACCTAGATTCTAGACACAAGCCAAGAGATTGATTACAACTAATTCATCTATAAATAACTATATAATGCTCATATGCATTGATTCTTGTACAAATAGTTACCTTGCGTGTACGACAACAACCAACAGAAAAGGTTAGTTTTCATGTTTAACAACGTCGATAATGCgtaatatctaaaaatatccAGAGAACGCAGAACACAAACACCAGACTGGTGTATAGCTACGCCAAAATTTGTTTTCTCACCAATACAACGGATTGTTTGGTCTTCACTAAAAGTCAACTGGCAGATCTTCCGTTTGCACTTTCCTGCAGACCCACTAATCCAATAATATAGGTGACCAAAGTTTGCCATGGAAAGGTTAAATGACGAGAAGTGTTTGTCAaccgtatatatatttcacGCAAGTCTAGAAGCGTTTACCTTAAATTATAATTGTTCTGATCAAACATTGCCTCCGCAAACACGTGTGCTAGCTTTGTCATATCTTGGATTTTGGGATTCGTAGATATGCTGACGTGGATAAGTTCAAGGCGACGTGTTATCATGTGCTGCTTATATCAATAGCAAGGAGAGACTTCGCAAACCGGTAGAATACAATCTTTTTACCTTAATACATCCAGCTTGGCGAAATGCGGACGGTATCTAGAGTTctggaatatttcatttttgcatCGAGGGGGCGATTCCCGTTTCTATTTTGGAGAAAACTGATTCTCAAACAAGGTAGATAAATCATATGGGAAGATCTTGTCCAGTTAGCGGACTAGGATAAAAACTAAGCAGTTGAATGCTACGAGTACGTGTCTAAAGCTGTAACTGCCCATAACTTTACCTAAACCATTATTTAAACGGAGCGGGATTCATTGATCCTCGACCACATAATAGCCCCTAGATGATTTGGAACTGCGAACACTGCTCAGATTAATGTGTGGTTAAGCAATTATAGTACATTTGTCCAGCTATTTGTCCCTCTAGTCTAGGGGACGtgatttgttatatatatgatattagtccaataaattaataatgaaCAACGTTTTATAGTAGAATCTATAGTTCAAAAGTAAAAGAAGACTAATTTTTTCCTCGATTTTTTTCCGCAAATCTTAGCTAAAAGCGCAGCCTATCTGTGACTCCAGTTCGAGCATTTATACTTATACCTACCTAACAAAGACTTGTTGAATATCGAACAACTTTAACATTATAAAGACCTGCAAATAAGTGACGCATTTCCTTCGTCTCCGTCGATCAAAATTCGATCATACTATGACGGTAATGACATTCACGGAGCTTACCATAACGGTCACTTGCATTTGACACTCCTGCGACTCCGTGACAAGGGACGAACTCTCGTAGGAAAAGGTTTATATGAACgaaaatataaatcattattcatcggtaaaaaaaaactaagttCACAAAAACAAGCAAAAATGTCCTACATCATCAAGTATCGATTATTCCATCGTATGCATTGCTACATAGAACGATGCCTCCCAATTAGTCTTTGGCGAGCATGTGCCATGTCTGGTGTCTGCTATATTTTCGATAACTGGTCCATAGTCATCCGAACTCGTGTAAATTATCAAGGCAGCTTTTTTTGTCAACTTGTTTCGAATGACGAGCATTTCGGTGCAATCTAATTTTGTTTCCAACACAGTCATTTTGTAAGTCCTGTTTGATATGACCGTGGTGGTGTCCTTCCTTACCAGAAGCCTTTCATCATTTCATTGGCTATGAATGAAAACTCGTAAAAGATGATACTAATACTGATTTTCACACAGACACATGCGATTTGATAATACTTTATTCAACACAATTAAACTGTTATGTTTTACATGCGAATGTCATGCTCTGTTCAAAATTATAGTTCGGAAGAGATTTGTTAAAATTTGCACCCTTGAGAATAGCCACAGggtgaaaattttaaaaatttggatCGATTTTAGTTCAGTAATAACATAAGCATAGAGCATAAAATTCGTTTAATTCAGCAATTAAAACCAGGTCATTAAATATTGACTCACCAACGGGAACAGCTAATGGCCGGGTGGAAATTTGCCAACAGAATAGACGTGATGCGTTTCCCAACGAGaatatattagtatttattaTTCAGTCGGTAGTGGACCACCGCCGGAGCGCGGTTTCGACATCATTTGATGGTTTGGGGTGATACCGTACCGCCACGTTGGGAAATAAAAACTCAAAAAGTATCGATTTTTTATACAACGGGAAGTCGGGGAAATATACCATCAACTGCGAGCCATTTAAAACGAACCCTGGTCCGAACTGACAAAAATTCCGGCTTCAAGGTGAGGAAAAATTGCGACTCTGTCCCCAGctacgaaaaaatattttgatacctTTGCGTGCGCACGTTTTTCTTTAACAGTCTGCTGTTATTTGATGCCATTAAATGGCGAATCCGGATCCGATGCCAATATTAATGGAGACAAGACAGACTCCGACTATCTTTACACCAGACTACGGAAATACCGTAGAATAGCATGTGTTCGTGAAAATCGCCTTATAATTAGGTAATCTTAATATGCGCTTCCACTAATTTCTCATTGAAAAAATGCGCAGACGTATATGCTTTTGTAGCGAATGTGGATTGTACCTAtggattttaatgttatttgaaatttagtgtttttcatgttttgtgtGGATCAATGCTTTGAATTACGACCGTGTTACTGTATTAGGCCTCTAACAAacatttggaattcaatacatTGTATGCTTATTGACCTACGAGGAAGTGCATATTGCGGTTTTGCTTCGTTAACGTGTGTTCAACCTAATAACACGAGAGTTTGGACACACAGATAAGATAGGGCCAATTCGCCCCTTCTCCTGTCACGTGAACTGTTCGTCAATTTCCGGATAATTCTTCTTCGTCCTGAACAGCTGCAGTGGAAGCTTCTTCCGAGAAATATTCCAAGTTTGGAACAATTAAAGTGTTTGAGAGAGCAACAGAAAGCAAAAACATCGCCTTTCGCCATAAATGGATTTCaactcaaaaaaattttcacagcgaacttttttttattcaaataacaaACAGCGTacatatcatatatatagtATACAGTATGCGTCGACGAGCTCCGTCTAATTATTGTACTCGCCATAAAATATGACGACAGTGTGTAATAAATcatatatgattatattttaataataaatacggTGGTTGAGTGGATGGTGGACCAAAACTGGTTTAACGTCTGTCTAATGAACAACAatcttgaaaaataaactaaatacGATGGAAATGCATTTAACTgaacaataaatatttcatattgtaGATGGGTagcaaattattcgaaaaaacaacaacagtaaacaaacattaaatttaTGCTATTACGTGAAACAATATTTACTTGGCAGAAAAAATTGCGCTCcggtagtatgtgcaccaagatggcgcacaacctgaacctaacctggtacacatactatgtttaggttgtgcgccatcttggtgcacatactaccgGAGCTCCGAAATAATGAAGCGTAAAATGACGTGTGTTACAGGATAAGCACACAAGTCAAAGTTGGACGCCTCACGCTTCACTATTGCAACGacaaaaatatgattatttgATTATATCCCTGAAAATTGTTACATTGCATCAAGTAGAAATCGCAATAATAGAAATTGATGTGTCAAATCACTCTTTTTTGCACATTCaaagttgaaaattaaaaaaaaaaaattaaactactCCACGAGCGTTGGGTGCGGAACAAAGACTTATATTTGCTCCAAAAGAATAAAGTTTAACATAGAATCAATCAGACAATTTTGGCAGATGTGTATTTCCTGTTCTTtcatataccgtgtttccccaaaaataagactgtgtcttatttcaattttcttccgaaaaataacactagggcttattttcgagggatgtcttatattttcatttatcaaaaacaaaattacaaataagagaattacgagattttcaaatacacaaaatatgCAACCGATATTCATTTCCTTATAAATACCACgtctttattcaaaataactgcaaaacatagattaattatcaatcatttaaaatgtGTAGGAGAGAATTCTTGCTATCGACTCCGTCAAAAATTTTGAGAGGGctcatattaaaatcatttgtaacagtcaggccaggtcttattttcggggaaacacggtattacCATCATAATTATTTAGTTGAAATCGATTGATTTCTATTTCAACTGAAAATACCTCAGTCTTTGTTTCCAACGGTAGCCATtcatgaaaaatagaaaaaaaagtatGTGCTTGCGTACTATTCTCTgttcttatttaaaaaagtaattctggtacaaatatttgatttgaatcgATTGATAACTACTAGTTTTGATTGTTCTTTCACAGATAAACAGCGAAGTATTCAGAATGCGCTGTTTGTGCACTTATTTGTTACTTTTAGCATTTGAATAAATTGGGGtgtattttgaatttaaaaaaaaatatagaacttATAAATTTCGATATTCATCAACAAAACAGAATGAAGATGACAAAAAATGGATGTTATTAGCTGTGtttatctttcatttttttcaaacaatagTCATATTAGCAATATAAATCTTCCGGATCTATGATGACAGATTCTACAAGTTTCATTGAAACTTTCATACACAGTGTTAAATATGCAATACAATATGGACGTaagtagaaaaaataaatgGAAATATACATACTGTATTAGAAATACTACTAATAGCGATAGACACGCTAAGCAatctatatttttgttttgagtcAATCTGGAATTTCAAccgaataaaacaaattttgttttgtagaaCAGGGTGACAAATAATTGAGGTTATTTTCATGGCCATTCAATTTTGACATTTCGTGGCATTTTATGGCACACATTTGTACACCAATCTTGAAAACATGTATCAACAACTTTTTAATACATTTGATATGCTCAAAATGAAACTTATGAAATGTTCCTCGAAATTAGAGATAACCCATTTCATCAAATGGAATGTTACTGCAGCTTGGTGCCTTTCTATTAGTACGTTTGAATATGAATTCTGGTGAAGGCAATTGAGAAATAATATCCAATGGAATCTTACAAGCTTGAGCTAGATTATTCTGTGAAGGTGTTTTATTCTTTTCCTGGTAATCTGGGGTCTTAGATAAACATGGTGCTGGCGATTGCACTGGTGTATCTTCATCTATTTCTTCTTCATTGGCTTGCTTTGTGTTGGAAGCATTTGCATTTTCGTGAAGATATTCAACATCATTCTGATCATTGTAAAACTATACAAGGTAATTTTGTAACAAAACTAGCAGATAACGATTAGTAAAAGAGAACATTTATACTTGTGGCTGGACATGCAATGCTCGCATCTAGTCACGTGGTTCGTAGGGACATAATAACCATACTTTGTCATACAGATTGTAGGCTGAAATGCTGAGCTGGTGCAAATTTGAAATCTTAAAGTCAGATCCGATAGCATGTGATGTACTACTGGATATATAATGTTAGACTTGACTAGGCATCGCAGGCTACACATCTCTGGTTTGAATTCCATGTCGACCTCGCGTCGTCGTATGAAAAATAGGGTATTCAATCGCAAACCAGAAAGAATCCGGTCCTTCCAAAAAATAGTATCTActtacatattgttagataCGAATGTTTGCTGGTTCTGTACTTGTTTGGGCGCTCCCtaagtatgtgcactaagatggcgcacaacctgttgcacatacttctggagctcccttGTTTGGAGTAAAAGGCGGTATACAATAAAAATGGATATCTCAAAAAATGAGGTGGTGGATAAAAGTTAACCATATCATCTTGTTAAAAATCACACaagaaaaactttttattttttatttatgctACTTTTGTCAAGCACTATTGACTTGTACCTGCTTAGATAATTCAATGGTCGGAGGTTCCTTCAGTTCAGGTATGTCATCATTCTGAATAATGCTTTTTTCCACAAAATGTTCCGCTAGTTAAAATGAAAGTCACGTTTGAGCCTTGAGGATAGGATAGTACCTTAGGTACAGTACAGATATTTTTCAGgagagaataaaaataaaattcataatcCAAAACTAACCTAACCAACACTTTCATCAGTTGAAAAATAGTTTGTTACATACTTTGAGGTTATCCTATGAAAAAGCCTATTTACCTGACAAATTCAATGATGAAAAGGGAGCGATTTCATCACTGTTGATTGTATGTTTTGGTAACGATTCAAAGTTGAGGTGAATACTAACATCAGAATCACATTCTCGAATTGAAGATATCTGGTAAACATATTGGATCAATGCAAGTTAACTTAATCAGTAAGATTAACATGTGAATATATTGGTTGGTGTCTCAAAAATCTTATGTACCACTTATACTACACTTTTCTATGTTAAGATAGATATAAACCTGAGGGCGAGGCAAACGGTTAAAGTAAGAATGAGAAAAAGTATTGATGCTATGTTTCCAGGTTTAATATTTTGAGCAAagggttagagtaagcatacaGATAAGAATCATTTAATTGTAACAGGTCGTACAAGTAATCAacaatcagtagtttatttttccaacACACTGAAAATAGGCATAAgaaatacaaattgcaataaattatataaaaatcacATTTTAGTGTGAAAGGAGATGCGGGAAACCAATACATTAAAagaaaatgattaaaaaaaaattaaaagttgatcACTAAATATGTCGAGGTATCTTTGGCAGTcgcatttcaacaaaaaaatcgACTCCAAACACCACATCTAGGTAACCATGGAGATAGCTGTGCCGAGGCAGTTTCACAATGACAGCATGGTGGGATGACCATGGTCTACGTGAGATTGTATTGTGCACAAGTGTGGCCATTATTAATGATACCCTGATTCTATCATTTTTTGCTTTAGAAACCATTTGAAGAAAAAACAGGAGAAATGCCAACACTCATGTAAACAAATGCTTTCTTCATTAAGAAAAAATTCTATTACCTGAAACATAGCTTTATTCTCTCTTGAGGGATTACTGGATGCCACATTGTAAGGAGATGGACTACTTGTCCGAAATGACGTATGGACAGGCACATGTTGGGGTTTTGATATCGCCTGAAACCAATAAACAATAATACATTTCAGGATAAATATATTGCATACCTTTATCATTTTTGTGTACCTTTTTCCATGCAGGAATAATATCATGGCTTAGATACTTCGATGGTGATTTATCGTCTCTCAGCCAATTTCTTGTTCCAAAGGGTTTTCTGGGCATCTTAGTAGGAGACCATTCGTCTGGGTCTTCGTCATTTTCTTCAAGTGAAtctaataaaataattatctcaaaataattcaaacaaaaattgttcTAAAGTTTTTTTGGATTAACTTGCATCCTGGAAGCTCATAAGTGTCCATCGAACGAAATAGCTTAGTTTGTCTGCTTGGTCACTCTTCTCAAAATAGACCAATACCACCTCTgctattttgaattatttagtTGAAAATTTAATGGAATTTATGTGACAAACTTTCAACTGTACTACGTGTGGTGAGCAATCTTGTAAATTCGAAACTTTCAGTACAGCTTCCCGAAAATTATGATATGCATATTCATTTGATGTTGTTGGATGAAATTCATTAGCCATCCATATTAATTACTGTCAAAAGTATGTGCGAATTACGAGACTACACAGCCAAATCATcttatttcaaatattgcaGAGTTTTTAAGAGCAAACAAGCAGAGACTCATCGTGAAATAAATCCTTAACACAACCAATACACTCATGTAAGTAATTGATTGAATTAGTTAGTCCCtcaaaaaattaagaattttcTTACTTTCATTTAGTTTTGACGTttcaattgaattctgattAATATCGGTATTTTCAATAGCAACAGTTGAAACATCTGTaaagtaaataaa contains:
- the LOC120326422 gene encoding uncharacterized protein LOC120326422 isoform X1 codes for the protein MNFKRKIPKMRQNFLHFQMNVGCNLQDSLSLIKRPRNRQSKKTKTGVNQPIANSSLSSTQETQSGMSTLCMIEDVGLDAGFSTDSDSSIEETRDACSVMPTENVILPDIIINKPDSSPAQNNLEDTLHFNIKNSTMNQSATEAGIEDIEMQDLSPIKSKDNKKNKRIKLLDVGDQLLSRASLLCEKSSVSESHSTGNTPRHIKKVMNKLRAIGKKKSFDVSTVAIENTDINQNSIETSKLNENSLEENDEDPDEWSPTKMPRKPFGTRNWLRDDKSPSKYLSHDIIPAWKKAISKPQHVPVHTSFRTSSPSPYNVASSNPSRENKAMFQISSIRECDSDVSIHLNFESLPKHTINSDEIAPFSSLNLSAEHFVEKSIIQNDDIPELKEPPTIELSKQFYNDQNDVEYLHENANASNTKQANEEEIDEDTPVQSPAPCLSKTPDYQEKNKTPSQNNLAQACKIPLDIISQLPSPEFIFKRTNRKAPSCSNIPFDEMGYL
- the LOC120326422 gene encoding uncharacterized protein LOC120326422 isoform X3 — protein: MNFKRKIPKMRQNFLHFQMNVGCNLQDSLSLIKRPRNRQSKKTKTGVNQPIANSSLSSTQETQSGMSTLCMIEDVGLDAGFSTDSDSSIEETRDACSVMPTENVILPDIIINKPDSSPAQNNLEDTLHFNIKNSTMNQSATEAGIEDIEMQDLSPIKSKDNKKNKRIKLLDVGDQLLSRASLLCEKSSVSESHSTGNTPRHIKKVMNKLRAIGKKKSFDVSTVAIENTDINQNSIETSKLNENSLEENDEDPDEWSPTKMPRKPFGTRNWLRDDKSPSKYLSHDIIPAWKKAISKPQHVPVHTSFRTSSPSPYNVASSNPSRENKAMFQISSIRECDSDVSIHLNFESLPKHTINSDEIAPFSSLNLSAEHFVEKSIIQNDDIPELKEPPTIELSKQNDVEYLHENANASNTKQANEEEIDEDTPVQSPAPCLSKTPDYQEKNKTPSQNNLAQACKIPLDIISQLPSPEFIFKRTNRKAPSCSNIPFDEMGYL
- the LOC120326422 gene encoding uncharacterized protein LOC120326422 isoform X2, which encodes MNFKRKIPKMRQNFLHFQMNVGCNLQDSLSLIKRPRNRQSKTKTGVNQPIANSSLSSTQETQSGMSTLCMIEDVGLDAGFSTDSDSSIEETRDACSVMPTENVILPDIIINKPDSSPAQNNLEDTLHFNIKNSTMNQSATEAGIEDIEMQDLSPIKSKDNKKNKRIKLLDVGDQLLSRASLLCEKSSVSESHSTGNTPRHIKKVMNKLRAIGKKKSFDVSTVAIENTDINQNSIETSKLNENSLEENDEDPDEWSPTKMPRKPFGTRNWLRDDKSPSKYLSHDIIPAWKKAISKPQHVPVHTSFRTSSPSPYNVASSNPSRENKAMFQISSIRECDSDVSIHLNFESLPKHTINSDEIAPFSSLNLSAEHFVEKSIIQNDDIPELKEPPTIELSKQFYNDQNDVEYLHENANASNTKQANEEEIDEDTPVQSPAPCLSKTPDYQEKNKTPSQNNLAQACKIPLDIISQLPSPEFIFKRTNRKAPSCSNIPFDEMGYL